Proteins encoded in a region of the Dehalococcoidia bacterium genome:
- the rnc gene encoding ribonuclease III — MTFEESVEAAIGIVFKNRAILREAFVHRSYLNENPAEGLQSNERLEFLGDAVLSYVVAERLFRDCPTCTEGDLTEWRGHLVKRDSLANFARKLGLGDYLLLGRGEEAAGGRARAANLAGLFEALVGAIAIDRGLSQARKFIMNAIGDEIRHLNRRPTPIDPKSRLQEVVQARWQRAPSYRTVHEEGPEHRKVFTVEVSVQGRVLASGVGLSKQEAERQAAGRALERLASEAEAGGQA; from the coding sequence GTGACGTTCGAGGAGAGCGTCGAGGCTGCCATCGGCATCGTCTTCAAGAACCGCGCCATCCTGCGCGAAGCCTTCGTCCATCGTTCCTACCTGAACGAAAACCCGGCCGAGGGCCTGCAGTCCAACGAGCGCCTGGAATTCCTCGGCGACGCCGTCCTGAGCTACGTGGTCGCGGAGCGCCTGTTTCGCGACTGTCCCACCTGCACCGAAGGCGACCTCACGGAGTGGCGCGGCCACCTCGTGAAGCGCGACAGCCTGGCGAACTTCGCCCGTAAGCTCGGTCTCGGGGACTATCTCCTGCTCGGCAGGGGCGAAGAGGCCGCCGGTGGCCGCGCCCGGGCGGCGAACCTCGCCGGCCTGTTCGAGGCGCTGGTGGGCGCGATCGCGATCGACCGCGGGCTATCGCAGGCGCGCAAGTTCATCATGAACGCCATCGGCGACGAAATACGACACCTCAACCGGCGTCCGACGCCCATCGACCCGAAGTCGCGCCTGCAGGAGGTCGTGCAGGCGCGCTGGCAGCGGGCGCCTTCGTACCGGACCGTGCACGAAGAAGGCCCGGAGCACCGCAAGGTGTTCACCGTGGAGGTAAGCGTTCAGGGGCGAGTCCTCGCCAGCGGCGTCGGGCTGAGCAAGCAGGAAGCCGAGCGGCAAGCAGCCGGGCGGGCGCTGGAGCGGCTGGCCTCCGAGGCTGAGGCTGGAGGGCAGGCATGA
- the smc gene encoding chromosome segregation protein SMC, with amino-acid sequence MYLKRLELQGFKSFLSRTVFEFGPGITAIVGPNGSGKSNVAESLRWVLGEQAARNLRARRLEDVIFSGSSQKAAVGMAEVSITLDNSDNWLPVDYSEVVVSRRAYRSGESEYLINKAKVRLRDVLDLFLRAQVGQNSYAFMGQGLVEEVLVMRPDERRRLLEEAADVRLLRNRLDEARDRLAATRENLERVNLLLDEIGPRLQHLEKQASRAAEHEALARELAQALHALYGQLWGEAQEALAASRAAADQKQQALTLARREAKACEEGLAALSAAIEEHEKELAARRRRERELSDRVHSLEQRLGFDRERIEAHLVRKREIDEELQSLRAERADVQRSLEAARLRELALKPEIEEAKALIETRRQELNALEQENAGLRRRIAEAEERIERARRAAAEAESTLNRLGDEEDRVQADALRRQSQRRELISQLAAYGREFRGHLERLHALEREVSEAQQERAGLTAMVEAGRAAVAGLEAQAGEVATRLMQLHARYEMLRRFQAVQEGVDAGVRTLMGDGRQAAVEGLLGLVRDLVRVPPGLERAIEAALAENVQALVFENLAAAMNAIEVLESREAGRALMYPLDTLRAMPPVNLMREKGVIGVASRLVRCENRFRPLIDTLLGRTIVVETFPLAQQVLRRGMGSVVTLEGVLLRPGGALSGGVSRASEEAFTRQRELDDLPNEIAMVESRQQEIEAHLRRERDSLAGASAALARVEPRLESLREELGRRQAALLESRGRLILLRSEARSLWSELRRGETGHTDWRERRDQLRAERERALADLKSVGDALEKDRTAAATLTARRNQAIDAVSEAAAAHADLEGEAKSLARQVEMLQAGLARIEAQIKGREESLRALDSEVQGLRARVEAQAEEQKSAQELLSQLLAEMEPAEQEFQHLQGREKSMREQLAAASSRLLAAERAHMEAEASVKLHSDELDQLRDAMAAEGFRPEGNAVVIADAPMQARGLPPIRGGANVDVVELRERIAELRRQIRALGPVNEQAAADFSESKERYDFLKGQVDDLSEAEKTLLSAIDELETNIRDRLKSTFAVVDRGFQRYFEQFFAGGKARLQMTQPEDYANSGLEIIAQPPGKRVSTLAMLSGGERALTAVALLLALLDAHPSPICVLDEVDAALDEANVGRFVEAVRELAQKTQFIIITHNPRTIEAADVIYGVSMGPDNTSKVLSLRLSDPQPE; translated from the coding sequence ATGTACCTGAAACGCCTGGAGCTACAGGGGTTCAAGAGCTTCCTCTCCCGCACCGTCTTCGAGTTCGGCCCCGGCATCACGGCGATCGTCGGGCCCAACGGCTCCGGCAAGAGCAACGTCGCCGAGTCGCTGCGCTGGGTCCTGGGCGAGCAGGCGGCGCGCAACCTCCGCGCCCGGCGGTTGGAAGACGTCATCTTCTCCGGCTCAAGCCAGAAGGCAGCCGTCGGCATGGCAGAGGTGTCGATCACGCTCGACAACTCCGACAACTGGCTGCCGGTCGATTACTCGGAGGTGGTCGTCTCGCGCCGCGCCTACAGGAGCGGCGAAAGCGAATACCTGATCAACAAGGCAAAGGTCCGGCTGCGCGACGTGCTGGACCTGTTCCTGCGCGCCCAGGTGGGGCAGAACAGCTACGCCTTCATGGGCCAGGGGCTCGTGGAAGAAGTGCTGGTCATGCGTCCCGACGAGCGGCGCCGCCTCCTGGAAGAGGCTGCGGACGTGCGGCTCCTGCGTAACCGACTCGACGAGGCGCGTGACCGGCTGGCGGCGACGCGTGAAAACCTGGAGCGCGTGAACCTGCTCCTGGACGAAATCGGGCCGCGCCTCCAGCACCTGGAGAAACAGGCGAGCCGCGCCGCGGAGCACGAGGCCCTTGCCCGCGAGTTGGCGCAGGCCCTGCACGCGCTCTACGGCCAGCTCTGGGGCGAGGCGCAGGAGGCCCTCGCCGCCAGCCGCGCCGCTGCCGACCAGAAGCAGCAGGCGCTCACACTCGCCCGCCGCGAGGCGAAGGCGTGCGAGGAAGGTCTCGCCGCGCTTTCGGCAGCGATCGAGGAACACGAGAAGGAGCTTGCCGCCCGCCGGCGCCGTGAACGGGAGCTGAGCGACCGGGTCCACAGCCTGGAACAGAGGCTCGGCTTCGACCGCGAGCGCATCGAGGCGCACCTTGTCCGCAAGCGCGAGATCGATGAGGAGCTGCAGTCGCTCCGGGCCGAGCGCGCCGACGTGCAACGCTCGCTCGAGGCGGCGCGCCTGCGCGAGCTGGCGTTGAAGCCCGAGATCGAAGAAGCGAAGGCGCTCATAGAGACGCGGCGCCAGGAACTGAACGCCCTGGAGCAGGAGAACGCCGGCCTCCGCCGGCGCATCGCGGAAGCGGAGGAGCGCATCGAACGCGCCCGCCGCGCCGCGGCCGAGGCCGAGAGCACCCTCAACCGCCTGGGCGACGAAGAGGACCGAGTACAGGCTGACGCGCTCCGGCGCCAGAGCCAGAGGCGGGAGCTGATCAGCCAACTCGCAGCCTACGGGCGCGAGTTCAGGGGCCACCTCGAGCGGCTCCACGCGCTCGAGCGGGAGGTCTCGGAGGCGCAGCAGGAGCGTGCCGGCCTCACGGCCATGGTCGAGGCGGGGCGTGCCGCCGTCGCCGGCCTCGAGGCGCAGGCGGGGGAGGTGGCCACGCGACTGATGCAGCTCCACGCCCGCTACGAGATGCTGCGCCGCTTCCAGGCCGTGCAGGAGGGCGTCGATGCCGGTGTGCGGACCCTGATGGGCGACGGCCGCCAGGCCGCGGTCGAGGGTCTGCTCGGGCTGGTCCGCGACCTGGTGCGGGTACCGCCGGGCCTGGAGCGGGCCATCGAGGCAGCGTTAGCGGAGAACGTCCAGGCGCTGGTGTTCGAAAACCTTGCCGCCGCGATGAACGCGATCGAGGTCCTGGAGAGCCGGGAAGCGGGCCGCGCCCTCATGTACCCACTCGACACACTGCGGGCGATGCCACCGGTGAACCTCATGCGCGAGAAGGGCGTCATCGGGGTCGCCTCACGCCTCGTCCGCTGTGAGAACCGCTTCCGGCCGCTCATCGACACCCTTCTCGGCCGGACGATAGTCGTCGAGACCTTCCCGTTAGCCCAGCAAGTGCTGAGACGGGGCATGGGGTCCGTGGTGACGCTCGAAGGTGTGCTGCTGCGGCCCGGTGGGGCCTTAAGCGGCGGCGTCTCCAGGGCATCGGAGGAGGCCTTCACGAGGCAGCGCGAGCTCGACGACCTGCCGAACGAGATCGCGATGGTGGAGTCACGCCAGCAAGAGATCGAGGCCCATCTGCGGCGGGAGCGCGACTCGCTAGCGGGCGCGAGCGCAGCGCTGGCACGGGTGGAACCGCGGCTGGAGTCTCTGAGAGAAGAGCTCGGGCGCCGCCAGGCCGCGCTGCTCGAAAGCCGGGGCCGCCTGATCTTGCTGCGCAGCGAGGCGCGCTCGCTCTGGTCCGAATTGCGGCGGGGCGAGACGGGCCACACGGACTGGCGCGAGCGGCGCGACCAGCTGCGCGCCGAGCGAGAGAGGGCGCTGGCGGACCTGAAGTCGGTAGGCGACGCGCTGGAGAAAGACCGCACCGCCGCCGCGACCCTGACCGCGCGCCGCAACCAGGCGATCGACGCGGTCTCTGAGGCGGCTGCGGCCCACGCCGACCTCGAGGGCGAGGCAAAGTCGCTTGCCCGCCAGGTAGAAATGCTGCAGGCGGGCCTCGCCAGGATCGAGGCGCAGATCAAGGGCCGCGAAGAGTCGCTCAGGGCCCTCGACTCCGAAGTGCAGGGCCTGCGCGCCCGCGTGGAGGCGCAGGCTGAAGAACAGAAGTCGGCCCAGGAGCTGCTCTCGCAGCTGCTGGCAGAAATGGAGCCGGCGGAGCAGGAGTTCCAGCACCTCCAGGGCCGGGAGAAGAGCATGCGGGAGCAGCTCGCCGCCGCGAGCTCACGCTTGCTAGCGGCAGAACGCGCGCACATGGAAGCGGAGGCCAGCGTCAAGCTGCACTCGGACGAGCTCGATCAGCTGCGCGATGCCATGGCCGCCGAGGGCTTCCGGCCCGAGGGCAACGCCGTAGTCATCGCCGACGCCCCGATGCAGGCTCGCGGCCTGCCACCGATCCGCGGCGGCGCAAACGTTGACGTTGTCGAGCTGCGGGAGCGCATTGCCGAGCTGCGGCGGCAGATCCGCGCCCTGGGCCCGGTGAACGAGCAGGCCGCGGCGGACTTCTCGGAAAGCAAGGAGCGCTACGACTTCCTGAAGGGCCAGGTCGACGACCTTTCGGAAGCCGAGAAGACGTTGCTCTCCGCCATCGACGAGCTGGAGACGAACATCCGTGACCGCCTGAAGTCGACCTTCGCTGTCGTGGACCGCGGCTTCCAGCGCTACTTCGAGCAGTTCTTCGCCGGCGGGAAGGCTCGCCTCCAGATGACGCAGCCGGAGGACTACGCGAATTCCGGCCTCGAGATCATCGCGCAGCCGCCGGGCAAGCGCGTAAGCACGCTGGCCATGCTGTCGGGCGGCGAGCGGGCGCTTACCGCTGTCGCCCTGCTCCTGGCCCTCCTGGACGCGCACCCCTCGCCGATCTGCGTGCTGGACGAAGTGGACGCGGCGCTGGACGAGGCGAACGTCGGCCGCTTCGTGGAGGCGGTGCGGGAGCTGGCGCAGAAGACGCAGTTCATCATCATCACCCACAATCCGCGAACCATCGAGGCCGCGGACGTGATTTACGGCGTCTCCATGGGCCCGGACAACACGTCCAAGGTCCTCTCCTTGCGGCTCAGCGACCCGCAGCCGGAGTGA